The Kribbella shirazensis genomic interval GCTGTAGTCGAGACCGAGGAGCACTTCGCGGATGGTTCTCCACACCGGAAGGACAGCGGGAACCTGTTCGAGGACGATTGACTCGAATGCATCGCCTGCGCGGTGCGCGTCCAAGATCCAGCGGAGCGGCTCGAGGACCAGACGTGTGCGCTCGTCGACGGTCGTCAACACCGTCTCGGCATCTTCGCCGGACGCCATCCTCCGTGCGGCGGTGACCACCAGGCTCAAGGCACGTCGCCCCGAGCCGCTGCCGGCCACTGTGTAGGTCTGGCAAGGCGGCCCACCGGCCAACACCTTGGCGTTGGAAAACTCCTTCGCCTCGTAGGCGCGTACGTCACCCTGGATGGTCGACAGGCCCGCCGCACGCCGCGTCTCGCAAGCGTCGTCGTCCCACTCGATTCCCTCGACCGAGATACCGAGCCATCGCGCGGCAACATCGAGGCCGCCTGGGCCGGCGAACAAATCCACCATGTGCAGTTCCGACGGCAGACCGTTCTGCTCCCGCGTCATGGAGCGCAGTATAGGGCTCGCGAGTCGGGGGCACCCGTCCGCAACGCCGGCACCCCGAGGCAATCGTCGCACCCCGAGGTACGGCGGTTCGGAAGACACGGTCGACGCTTCGTGAGAGGTTTGGCGTAGTCATGAGTACGTATGGGACAGATCGACGGTCGGCCGGAGCGGCGCGCGCTCAGGGCGGCGCTCGTCCGGTCCTGCTGACGTCCACGCAGACATCGGCGCGCATGTCTCGCCAGGCGAGACGCGACACTCAGCCTGAGCTCGAGCTGCGACGACGCTTGCACCGCCTCGGATACCGCTATCGCGTCAATCATCCTTTGCCGGGCATGCCCCGGCGTCGGGCCGATCTGACATTCACTGCGAGGCGGGTCGCCGTGTTCGTCGACGGCTGCTTCTGGCACGGCTGCCCGGAACACGCGACCAGCCCGCGTC includes:
- a CDS encoding DNA mismatch endonuclease Vsr, with the translated sequence MSRQARRDTQPELELRRRLHRLGYRYRVNHPLPGMPRRRADLTFTARRVAVFVDGCFWHGCPEHATSPRHNGVWWAEKLRRNVERDRETDSLLVDAGWTVVRIWEHEDPDLATQRVVRALTEATGSGDCT